A genomic segment from Brienomyrus brachyistius isolate T26 chromosome 9, BBRACH_0.4, whole genome shotgun sequence encodes:
- the LOC125748297 gene encoding carcinoembryonic antigen-related cell adhesion molecule 5-like, with protein sequence MWFPESEPHLLNTYENRITFNSTTGSLFHESVTLNDSGLYVLQGFMPLIMANITLSVLVPVSNVSVSANATDLIEFHDSVSIICSAAGSSMTFHWLNRSSDIKVTDHVQLSDDNRTLTISSVSRYDKGPMYCMVSNAVSNETSKAILFDIKYGPSDLRLTIKPRETAYRTGSDLTLSCYSQSNPPASYQWDFNGKILNQNSSSLILQNVKQNQTGNYTCWAYNNVTLKSASVGRRIDIMELISWVNLTYTGPQPTDNQTFTLNCTVSQKVHSIIWLKDGWPLYPNKRITFSKRNSSVTFSPVQLSDNGIYVCEANNAVSNKTSPEFQLLVNFGPEKPIISGPAIAEAGSGVTLNCTAASQPPSQYTWYFNGTKVTQSPVYKINVLTSANSGLYTCVAFNSVTGRNSSSEEQLTVIDPITRVNINASARQPIQNRTFLLVCEVIGRPRFILWQKERQPLFPNNQIIFSKDNSSVTFSPVQLSDNGIYTCEANNAVSNKTSPEFQLLVNFGPEEPIISGPAIAESGSGVTLNCTAVSQPPRRNNSSKKELRVIAAISSVLVRPSPTIPIQFSNLTLSCDVTGPAVAINWLKEGQPLHLNNTVTLLADNSSIFFSPVQKFDDGSYQCVAISLLSNKTSPAYLVLVNYGPETPVITGPTEIKAGVTVKLTCFAYSQPPSQYYWIFKGEDATIASAQLTIHNPSVLNEGQYTCVARNPLLNITSTATVSLKFVYPSAGPPQVSGGGLTFMILVGFPFLIGWTSR encoded by the exons ATGTGGTTTCCTGAGAGTGAACCACATCTTTTGAATACGTATGAAAACCGCATCACATTCAACAGCACTACTGGGTCTCTGTTTCATGAGTCTGTGACTCTAAATGATTCAGGACTTTATGTCTTGCAAGGATTTATGCCATTAATTATGGCTAACATAACTTTGTCTGTCCTGG TGCCGGTGTCCAACGTGTCAGTGAGTGCTAATGCTACTGACTTAATTGAATTCCATGATTCAGTCAGTATCATTTGTTCTGCTGCTGGCTCCTCAATGACTTTCCATTGGTTAAACAGGAGCTCTGACATCAAAGTGACTGATCATGTTCAACTGAGTGATGATAACCGCACACTCACCATATCTAGCGTGTCAAGGTATGACAAAGGTCCAATGTACTGCATGGTTTCCAATGCCGTCAGTAATGAGACCAGCAAGGCAATCCTCTTTGATATCAAAT ATGGCCCAAGTGACCTCCGTCTAACCATAAAGCCACGTGAGACTGCCTACAGGACTGGCTCTGATCTCACCTTGTCCTGCTACTCCCAATCAAACCCTCCTGCATCCTATCAGTGGGACTTTAATGGAAAAATTTTGAACCAGAATAGCTCCAGTCTCATTCTCCAAAATGTTAAACAGAATCAGACTGGAAATTATACCTGCTGGGCTTACAATAATGTAACCCTCAAATCTGCCAGTGTTGGAAGACGGATAGACATAATGG agctaatATCATGGGTCAACTTGACCTACACTGGACCACAGCCAACAGACAACCAGACATTCACACTAAACTGCACTGTTTCACAGAAAGTTCATTCCATTATCTGGTTGAAGGATGGCTGGCCCCTCTATCCAAATAAGAGAATTACATTCTCTAAGCGAAACAGCTCAGTGACATTTAGTCCAGTCCAGCTCTCTGATAATGGAATCTATGTATGTGAGGCTAATAATGCTGTGAGCAACAAAACCAGTCCAGAGTTTCAGCTGCTAGTTAACT TTGGACCAGAAAAGCCCATTATTTCTGGACCAGCCATAGCGGAAGCAGGTTCTGGTGTGACCCTCAATTGCACAGCAGCCTCTCAGCCTCCCAGTCAGTATACTTGGTATTTCAATGGTACCAAGGTCACTCAAAGCCCTGTGTATAAAATCAATGTACTGACCTCAGCTAACAGTGGGCTGTACACCTGTGTCGCATTCAACTCTGTGACAGGGAGGAACAGCTCTTCAGAGGAGCAGCTCACAGTCATCG ATCCTATAACCAGAGTCAATATTAATGCAAGTGCAAGACAACCCATTCAAAATCGCACATTCCTTCTTGTTTGTGAAGTCATCGGGAGACCCAGATTCATTTTGTGGCAGAAAGAACGACAGCCCTTATTTCCTAACAACCAAATAATTTTCTCTAAGGACAACAGCTCAGTAACATTCAGTCCAGTCCAGCTCTCTGATAATGGAATCTATACATGCGAGGCTAACAATGCTGTGAGCAACAAAACCAGTCCAGAGTTTCAGCTGCTTGTTAACT TTGGACCAGAAGAGCCCATTATTTCTGGACCAGCCATAGCGGAATCAGGTTCTGGTGTGACCCTCAATTGCACAGCAGTCTCTCAGCCTCCCA GGAGGAACAACTCTTCAAAGAAGGAGCTCAGAGTCATTG CTGCAATATCTTCAGTGTTGGTGAGACCATCCCCAACGATACCTATTCAGTTTTCGAACCTAACCTTGAGCTGTGATGTCACTGGCCCTGCTGTTGCTATTAACTGGCTGAAAGAAGGGCAGCCTCTTCACCTTAATAATACCGTAACACTCTTGGCGGACAACAGCTCCATCTTCTTCAGTCCAGTGCAGAAATTTGATGATGGATCTTACCAGTGTGTGGCTATCAGCCTTCTCAGCAACAAAACAAGCCCAGCTTACCTTGTATTGGTCAACT ATGGGCCAGAGACCCCAGTGATTACAGGACCCACTGAAATAAAAGCCGGGGTCACGGTAAAACTCACTTGCTTTGCCTACTCCCAGCCTCCCAGCCAATATTATTGGATCTTCAAGGGGGAAGATGCCACTATTGCTAGCGCTCAGCTAACTATACACAATCCTTCAGTTCTGAATGAAGGCCAATATACTTGTGTGGCCAGGAACCCACTCCTCAACATTACTTCGACAGCTACTGTCAGCCTGAAGTTCGTCT ATCCCTCTGCTGGGCCTCCTCAGGTGTCTGGAGGAGGCCTGACCTTTATGATCCTCGTTGGCTTCCCATTCCTCATTGGATGGACGTCCCGCTGA